A window of Anas acuta chromosome 8, bAnaAcu1.1, whole genome shotgun sequence contains these coding sequences:
- the LOC137860571 gene encoding E3 ubiquitin-protein ligase RNF170-like: MESLQIWQPRNHRDFSCPICLQTATLPVETNCGHLFCGSCLITYWKHSPWLGAITCPLCRQKVVLLDNISCEKQQDKPSKQVVHDIRAYNKRFSGQTRPFSDYLYDMPLFLTLAWRGIFTWGGLVWIFFIRVVVCSFGTIICLSSPFDTMPGPLCRTLGTADDMVVVSLLLICMINICQQIASNGVNMARSAAQSMLSES; encoded by the exons ATG GAATCACTCCAAATCTGGCAGCCCAGGAACCACAGAGACTTCAGCTGCCCCATCTGTCTCCAAACAGCTACTCTCCCAGTAGAAACCAACTGTGGACATTTATTCTGTG gtTCCTGTCTAATCACGTACTGGAAACACAGTCCCTGGTTAGGAGCAATAACCTGCCCTCTCTGCAGACAAAAG GTGGTTCTTCTGGATAACATCTCTTGTGAAAAGCAACAGGATAAGCCAAGCAAACAAGTTGTGCATGACATTAGAGCTTACAACAAGCGTTTCTCAGGGCAAACTCGACCG TTTTCAGATTACCTTTACGACATGCCGTTATTCCTGACTCTTGCCTGGAGAGGAATCTTTACCTGGGGTGGTCTcgtatggatttttttcataagaGTTGTTGTTTGCTCCTTTGGAACAATCATATGCTTATCGTCTCCCTTTGACACGATGCCTGGGCCTCTCTGTAGAACACTTGGAACAGCTGATGACATGGTAGTTGTTTCCCTTCTTTTAATTTGTATGATAAACATTTGTCAGCAAATTGCATCAAACGGGGTAAATATGGCAAGATCTGCAGCTCAGAGCATGCTGTCAGAATCCTGA